CACTTTGTGAACATTGTTTCTGGAAGAGGCTATTCCACTTCCAGGTCAAGTTTCTGGGTCTTGCTAATGACAGGGAAGAGGAGGAAGCGAAGAGATAACAATgtgtttctcccaaaaatgtGTTCGGTTGCTGAAGTGGTAGAAAGCAATAAGTGGAACAGGGTTCCTGGTTACAGCTACAGGATCCTCAAGGATGATATCAACAACTTTCAGCTCTGATTGAACACAGTTTCTTGAATTAGTCTGAACTTGTATCTTGAGTGACCAAAGACTTGCAAAATGTTCATGTTATTTTTCACCTTGTGATGCCACATTGgacagttttattttattttttattttggggtTCATGTTGATTTCAAGTTCTCAGTATTTCTGATGCCTTTGGTAATTGTGCTGTCCTGCCTTTTGTTGCTTTCAGCTCTGATGTAAATTCTGTGTTCTATCGCTTGCTTAAGCAGATTTGACCCAATGCAGCTCATTGGTGGAAGGAAATATGGTGCAGCCAAGAAGATTAAGGACCAAATAGTATATGGATGCCAACATATAGATCTGTGACCCTTTTGTATTTCTGAACAAAAGGTTCAAGCACAAGAGTTCTTATTTATCAACATATTTGTAATTGTACCTACATGTCTACATTAATAATTTTGGACTTGGACATAAGGTTCTTGtggtgaaataaaatagaaacacaaagtgcagataaaaataaaacaaacagatGTAAGCGTTCATTGAGTCTTGAGGTCTGTCTTAGCTATGTTGAGAGCCTCCGGGACCCAACTCACCTAAagttttttgaataaaaaaaaaaaaagtaaaacaaacagATGAATATTCATTGTGTGTAATTTAAACCTGAGTGAATCTGAGTCACCCTTGTTGAGATATGGTCTTGGCTCCTGTTGGACCGTCTTAGCAAGTCCAGAATCAGAGAGCTTTGGATTGAAATCTTCTGCGTATTATTTACTGGTTAGCTCAACAGTGTGTTATGCTCAAAGAAGAATAACGCCTTTGAAATTAATGGTTTTTTAATATCCTTTGTAGACAACCCTGTTGCCTCAAGTCAAGGCAATCAAGATTCTAAGTATCAGTTGCAGCAGCCACCGGCAAGTTCTTGATGTGTGAATACTTCAATCTAACATTATTGTTTGCACCTCCATATTTTAGTATCTCTCCGTGCTTTTCTACCTGCAATTGAcaacatgcattttttttacaaattatgctTGATCCgaagcttttttttattattttaaaatatcatgctacttattgtaaaaatattttattaactctCAGGGACTGATTGAATGAAACGAGATAAGATCTCAGATCCAGTAAGCTACAATTCGAGCTCTCTTTTATCTATTATAGTCTTTTACATGATATGAATGTAAatcttttataaataacaagtactatttttttctgatcacttctttttaaaagttgtaaagtatattaaacattttcaaGCGTATAGATGCTTAGAAGATGTGGAGTTGTGGACTACCTGATCAAGAATACCATAGATATACGCCTTCAGATTCGGCATTTGAGAAGTTGTGGAACATTCAACTAGAGCGGTTTAAATGACAGTTAATTGTCCCGTTTTCCCCTCTCTCTTTTACATGTCTTAACTAGTATTTGACCGGCTCACCTAACTTATCCAACCGGGCCAATTTTTGGGTCTCAAATTAATTATCTTAGTCCGACCTAGCCCAATCACCAGTTTGACACGTTAAGACATGTTAAGTCGGATCAATTTTGACAATTCTACATTCAACTAAGATTGTGAAGTATCTTCTCCTTTCAAACCATTTAATTGAGAAACTTGGATTATTTTATcgaaatggataaaaaaaaaaagtaatatcatGTTTAGATTGGTGATGCGATGatacaaaattattgttttcagtGTGAAAAGAAACCAGCTTTTCTATCAAAattgcttaaaaataaaaattaattatcatagttggttaacaaagtatttatggaaatgaattatttttgtcaCGTTGGAATGTAGGAGATGTCATCATgagtaatttgtattttttgtttgtctttcaATAGAAAACGTCATCTTATCACGCTAAATACATGTTTaataattagattttcactCTATTAAGTATATGTCTAGTTGACataaaatataggaaaattataatttcaattgtaatagtgatttaattattatttaacttttcactatataattatattttattgtaaactttgtaattataatatattctttcattttttttacttatatttcatAATCTTatctaaaaattgaaataaagattaacaaaatacattaaaatgaaaacaaaatgtgggtgaatttatttaaactttttttttaaaaaaagtgtttcttAATGAAATAAGCAgtgttctatttttcttttatataatctAAAACAAGTATTTTTGAGTGAAAATATGTGTATAGATCTAATCATTATCCATGTTAAATAATGACAAGATGAAACAGACCAAAGTGACGTCTTTTgttataagaaaaacaaaaagcatAAAGTGTTACTCAGGGTGACCCCTTCAAAATTCTTATGTGACAAAAATCattcattttgataaatacttTGTTGACCAACCcgttatgataattaattttaattttgaacccatgttggtaaaaaaaaatccgTTTGACTATTATTTTTTGGTTACCACCACGATTTCTCTGTGCCCAAACATATTAGTATACTTGCTAAGTAACTATAAAATAACTATTGCAACCGATGTATTGTACAATTATCTTAGGGTCAATAAGGCTTATTGTAATATCCGGAACGAATCACATTAGAATGAGAGAGATTCAAAAACTATACAGGTATGAGACTGTACAGTTAATGATaactaaaaagaattaattgataatacTTATACCAACAAGACGTATCTACTTTTTGATGATTTATCACTTAAAAATTTCACAGTTAAGCATGCTTGACTTGGAATAGTTATGGGATGAATGACCTTCTAGGAAGTTTCTTATAAAGCATGTGAGTGAGAACAAAGCATGTTGAAAAGTTACGTGTTGGTTTATGGGAACAATCAATCATCTTGAGAGTAGTCAAGTGTTGGTTTCTGACGAACAAGAATGTTGAGTGAAGTGTTGTAATATGAGAGCCGATGAATCgacaaaggtaaaaaaaaaaaaatcattttgaaagGGGTGCAAGAAATAATTTGAAGGTGCAGGAAGCAAGACCTTATAGAATGATGATGGCTAAACTAAACTTATAGAGTAGGCGAATGAAATTCAACGGCGAAGAAAGTGTGAGGTCAGGTCGAACAGCAAGACGAGGAAAACGCACGTAGCGTCACCGCCATC
This region of Glycine max cultivar Williams 82 chromosome 7, Glycine_max_v4.0, whole genome shotgun sequence genomic DNA includes:
- the LOC100813148 gene encoding uncharacterized protein; protein product: MKYKSSVTAISIKTIHLDRMAAPTPVAIGTRGTIGSLVKKEIEYFSMFELGNSQRPQPHFVNIVSGRGYSTSRSSFWVLLMTGKRRKRRDNNVFLPKMCSVAEVVESNKWNRVPGYSYRILKDDINNFQL